The Sediminispirochaeta smaragdinae DSM 11293 genome has a segment encoding these proteins:
- the ilvC gene encoding ketol-acid reductoisomerase — translation MAKIFYDKDADLSALKNETVAVLGFGSQGHAHAMSLKDSGVDVIVGLRKGSKSWKKAEAYGIPVYTVAEAAKRGSVVMVLLPDELQAEIYAKEIAPGLEAGNMLMFAHGFAIHFHQIVAPKGVDVSLVAPKGPGHIVRREFEAGRGVPGLVAVHKDETGKAEARALAYAKGIGCTRAGVFETSFREETETDLFGEQAVLCGGVTSLMKAGFDTLVEAGYQPEMAYFECINEMKLIVDLIYEGGMTLMRHSISNTAEYGDYITQGKLVTDETKKAMKGILEDIQSGRFARDWILENRAGRPSFYAMRQNARNSQNEAVGAQLRSMMSWLKSDIEIEE, via the coding sequence ATGGCAAAGATTTTTTACGACAAGGACGCGGACCTTTCGGCACTAAAGAACGAGACGGTTGCGGTCTTAGGTTTTGGAAGTCAGGGACACGCCCACGCGATGAGTCTGAAAGACAGTGGTGTGGACGTCATTGTCGGCCTGCGGAAAGGTAGTAAGAGCTGGAAAAAGGCGGAAGCCTACGGTATCCCCGTTTACACCGTTGCGGAGGCTGCCAAGCGGGGAAGCGTCGTTATGGTGCTGCTCCCCGATGAACTCCAGGCAGAGATTTACGCCAAGGAGATCGCCCCGGGGCTTGAGGCTGGAAATATGCTGATGTTCGCCCACGGTTTTGCAATTCACTTCCACCAGATCGTTGCGCCTAAGGGTGTGGATGTCTCCCTTGTCGCGCCCAAAGGGCCCGGGCACATTGTTCGGCGTGAGTTCGAGGCGGGCAGAGGGGTTCCCGGGCTTGTGGCCGTTCACAAGGATGAAACCGGTAAGGCCGAGGCTCGGGCTCTGGCCTATGCAAAGGGAATCGGCTGTACCCGTGCCGGGGTGTTTGAGACCAGCTTTCGTGAAGAGACCGAGACCGATCTTTTTGGTGAACAGGCCGTTTTGTGCGGTGGCGTCACCAGCCTGATGAAGGCGGGATTCGATACCCTTGTCGAGGCCGGATATCAGCCTGAGATGGCCTATTTCGAGTGTATCAACGAGATGAAGCTGATTGTAGACCTTATCTACGAAGGTGGCATGACCCTTATGCGACACTCCATCAGCAACACCGCAGAGTACGGCGATTATATCACACAGGGAAAACTGGTGACCGACGAGACCAAGAAGGCGATGAAGGGAATCCTCGAGGATATCCAGAGTGGTCGATTCGCCCGGGACTGGATCCTTGAGAACAGGGCCGGTCGTCCGTCATTTTATGCCATGAGACAGAATGCGCGAAACAGCCAGAACGAGGCTGTTGGTGCGCAGCTTCGATCGATGATGAGTTGGCTGAAAAGCGACATCGAGATCGAAGAATAG
- the ilvB gene encoding biosynthetic-type acetolactate synthase large subunit, whose protein sequence is MILKGARILVESLLLEGVDTIFAYTGGKVISIFDQLQEFEDRVRLILPRHEQGGAHAADGYARSTGRPGVVIVTSGPGATNTVTGIATAYMDSVPMVVITGQVNLDQIGSDAFQEADVVGITMPITKANFLVRDASEIAYTVKKAFHLATTGRPGPVVIDIPGDVQAQDVPFAYPDTIELRGYKPNMNGHPKQIKSVIGMLKQSRKPLIIAGGGVNLSGATEMVNRLADEKGIPVVCTLMGHGVMPKRSELLLGPIGMHGTLYGNYAVQNADLILALGVRFSDRIVGDGAGFAPKAKLVHVDIDPAEIGKSIKADLPIVGTIQSVLGDLNKADIPVDSEQWIRELVEYRSAHPLVAEDPKNPGGLAPQRLIQLAGEIFPKETIVVTDVGQNQMWAALFFGFSRGRSFLTSGGLGTMGFGLPAAIGAAVGNPDKPVLMISGDGGFQMNLQELATIRRYRLPVKMLVIDNGYLGMVRQWQELLFEKRYAGTVMDDNPDFAALAEVFGIHGRTLWDAKDAQDVLRELAECEGPMLLHAHVSPSANVLPMVPAGKPLEQVVEKI, encoded by the coding sequence ATGATCTTGAAAGGTGCACGAATATTGGTTGAAAGTCTTTTACTCGAAGGTGTGGACACGATTTTTGCCTATACCGGCGGAAAAGTTATTTCCATCTTTGATCAACTGCAGGAATTTGAGGATCGTGTCCGCTTGATTCTCCCCCGTCATGAGCAAGGGGGGGCCCATGCGGCTGATGGCTATGCCCGTTCCACCGGCAGGCCCGGCGTTGTTATTGTTACCTCCGGTCCCGGAGCCACCAACACCGTTACCGGTATTGCAACGGCCTATATGGATTCAGTTCCCATGGTTGTCATCACCGGGCAGGTCAACCTCGATCAAATCGGAAGCGATGCTTTTCAGGAAGCAGATGTAGTTGGAATTACCATGCCGATCACAAAGGCCAATTTTCTGGTACGGGATGCAAGTGAGATCGCCTATACGGTAAAGAAGGCCTTTCACCTTGCAACCACCGGTCGCCCCGGCCCTGTGGTTATCGATATCCCCGGGGATGTGCAAGCCCAGGATGTGCCCTTTGCGTATCCTGATACGATTGAGCTGCGGGGGTACAAGCCGAACATGAACGGCCATCCGAAGCAGATCAAGTCGGTCATCGGCATGCTGAAACAGTCCCGTAAGCCTTTGATCATCGCCGGCGGTGGTGTCAATCTTTCCGGAGCAACGGAAATGGTGAATCGTCTTGCGGACGAGAAGGGTATTCCCGTCGTCTGTACCCTCATGGGGCATGGCGTGATGCCGAAGCGAAGTGAGCTGCTTCTGGGGCCTATCGGAATGCATGGTACCCTTTACGGTAATTATGCCGTTCAGAATGCCGATCTCATCCTTGCCCTTGGGGTTCGGTTTTCGGACCGTATCGTCGGTGACGGGGCAGGCTTTGCCCCGAAGGCAAAGCTGGTCCATGTGGACATCGATCCTGCGGAGATCGGCAAGAGCATCAAGGCCGACCTTCCCATCGTCGGTACGATCCAATCGGTGCTGGGTGATTTGAACAAGGCCGATATTCCGGTTGATTCCGAACAGTGGATCCGCGAACTCGTCGAGTATCGATCCGCCCACCCTCTGGTTGCCGAGGATCCGAAGAATCCCGGGGGGCTGGCCCCGCAACGATTGATTCAGCTTGCCGGAGAAATCTTCCCCAAAGAGACCATCGTCGTCACTGATGTGGGCCAGAATCAGATGTGGGCCGCCCTGTTTTTCGGCTTTTCCAGGGGGCGCTCCTTTCTTACCAGCGGGGGACTCGGAACCATGGGTTTCGGCCTTCCCGCAGCAATAGGGGCGGCTGTCGGAAATCCCGACAAACCGGTGCTGATGATAAGTGGCGACGGAGGTTTTCAGATGAACCTTCAGGAGCTTGCCACCATCAGGCGTTATCGCCTTCCTGTGAAGATGCTGGTGATAGACAACGGCTATCTCGGAATGGTTCGCCAATGGCAGGAGCTTTTGTTCGAGAAGCGTTACGCCGGTACCGTCATGGATGATAATCCCGATTTTGCCGCCCTTGCCGAGGTCTTTGGCATTCACGGCCGCACCCTCTGGGATGCCAAGGATGCGCAAGATGTTCTCAGGGAACTTGCCGAATGCGAGGGGCCGATGCTGCTTCATGCCCATGTCAGTCCGTCGGCAAACGTCTTGCCGATGGTCCCTGCGGGGAAACCCCTTGAACAAGTTGTTGAGAAGATCTGA
- a CDS encoding 2-isopropylmalate synthase has product MPRRIKIFDTTLRDGEQSPGASMSLEQKIKMASALERLGVDRIEAGFPVSSPVQFEAVQRVSATVKKAEVVGLARCVQRDIDAAYDALRDAAHPMLHIFIATSPLHREYKLKKSKEEILDTVRECLNYGGKGFSRMEFSPEDASRTEPDYLVEVVKTAIECGATSINIPDTVGYAVPKEFGQLISFLVEQVPQFSDGSVDLSVHCHNDLGLALANSLAAVRSGASQVEVTLNGIGERAGNCPMEELIMSLDVRKDMFDVETGIHTEYLYPTGKLLQSITGLLIPRNKPIFGDNVFVHESGIHQHGVLNKRETYEIMKPERIGRSSETIIMGRHSGKHALEDKLSQYNIKLTRQQFEDVFARFTAIADKKKEVYDEDLFSIVGTVLGGVVKGFSLLYFHTFTGNSLIPGATVKVRSEAGEKVASATGDGPVDAVFNAIDECVGINARLKEYIIHAIGSGKDAQGEVKLEVEIEGATYGGKASSTDIIEASAMAYLNAVNRFELRKR; this is encoded by the coding sequence ATGCCGCGCAGAATTAAGATTTTCGATACAACCCTCAGAGATGGCGAACAATCTCCCGGCGCATCCATGTCGCTGGAACAGAAAATAAAGATGGCCAGTGCCCTGGAGCGCCTGGGTGTCGATAGAATCGAAGCGGGCTTTCCCGTTTCCAGTCCCGTGCAGTTCGAGGCCGTTCAACGGGTCAGTGCAACGGTAAAGAAGGCGGAAGTCGTGGGACTGGCCCGCTGTGTACAGCGTGATATTGACGCCGCCTATGATGCACTCCGGGATGCCGCCCATCCCATGCTCCATATTTTCATCGCCACCAGTCCCCTTCACCGGGAGTACAAACTGAAAAAAAGTAAGGAAGAGATTCTTGATACGGTTCGGGAATGCCTCAATTACGGTGGAAAAGGCTTTTCACGGATGGAATTCAGCCCTGAGGATGCCAGCCGTACCGAGCCTGATTACCTGGTCGAGGTGGTAAAAACCGCCATCGAGTGCGGTGCCACCAGCATCAATATTCCCGATACCGTCGGTTACGCGGTTCCTAAAGAATTCGGCCAGCTTATAAGCTTTCTTGTCGAACAGGTCCCCCAGTTTTCCGACGGTTCGGTTGATCTTTCTGTTCACTGCCATAACGATTTGGGCCTTGCACTGGCAAACAGCCTGGCTGCTGTTCGCAGCGGAGCCAGCCAGGTTGAGGTCACCCTCAACGGTATAGGAGAAAGGGCGGGAAACTGTCCCATGGAAGAGCTTATTATGAGCCTCGATGTAAGAAAAGACATGTTCGATGTCGAGACCGGGATTCATACCGAGTATCTCTATCCCACAGGAAAACTGCTTCAAAGCATTACCGGATTATTAATCCCGCGAAATAAGCCGATCTTCGGAGACAATGTCTTTGTTCACGAATCCGGGATACATCAACATGGGGTACTCAATAAGCGGGAAACCTATGAGATTATGAAGCCGGAACGGATCGGAAGGTCCAGCGAAACCATCATTATGGGGCGCCATTCAGGAAAGCATGCATTGGAAGATAAGCTTTCCCAGTACAATATAAAACTGACCCGTCAGCAATTTGAGGATGTCTTTGCCCGCTTTACCGCGATTGCGGATAAAAAGAAAGAGGTGTACGACGAAGATCTCTTTTCTATCGTCGGTACCGTTTTAGGTGGAGTGGTGAAGGGCTTCTCCCTTCTGTATTTTCATACATTTACCGGTAACAGCCTCATTCCCGGAGCCACGGTAAAGGTACGTTCCGAAGCCGGAGAGAAGGTTGCCTCGGCAACCGGTGATGGCCCCGTTGATGCGGTCTTTAATGCCATAGACGAGTGTGTCGGCATAAATGCCAGACTGAAAGAGTACATTATCCACGCCATTGGATCGGGAAAGGATGCTCAGGGAGAGGTAAAGCTTGAGGTTGAGATAGAGGGCGCTACCTACGGGGGAAAGGCCTCATCAACGGATATTATCGAGGCATCTGCCATGGCCTACCTGAACGCTGTTAATCGTTTTGAGCTGCGTAAGCGGTGA
- the ilvD gene encoding dihydroxy-acid dehydratase: MRSDKMKLGSKRAPHRSLMKALGLTDREIAGPIIGIASSASELIPGHMHLAQVEDAVKAGVRMAGATPLRFSTIGVCDGIAMDHKGMYYSLPSRELIADSIEIVAEGHPFDGMVFISNCDKITPGMLMAMGRLNIPSVLISGGPMLAGNYHGKSLDLISVFEAVGRHAQGNIDDDELAAIESYACPGAGSCSGLFTANSMNSLAEVLGLALPGNGTIPAVDSGRIRLAKEAGMAVVRLVKEDICPRNIATEDSFMNAVAADLALGGSSNTALHLPAIAKAFDVDFSIDNFDLLGRRIPHLCNLSPVGKHHIQDLEAAGGIGAILSRLNELGELKRDARSVTGKTIGEIADASRVWDDEVVRPVGRPYHSEGGLAVLHGSLAPDGAVVKLAGVPEALRVHEGPAVVYEDGEVATEAILAGKVKSGDVVVIRNEGPKGGPGMREMLSPTSAIVGLGLIEKVVLITDGRFSGGSTGAVIGHVSPEAANGGPIGLVQEGDRIRVDFNKRSLDLLVEEDEKKRRAGALAEASAEKPVAAKHNPDGYLARYSIFVGSAAEGAIYRKDFVEAASESVKRLQSGETS; the protein is encoded by the coding sequence ATGCGAAGTGATAAAATGAAACTGGGATCAAAACGGGCTCCCCACCGATCTTTGATGAAGGCGCTGGGACTCACCGACCGGGAGATTGCCGGTCCTATTATCGGGATTGCCTCGTCGGCGAGTGAACTCATTCCCGGTCATATGCACCTCGCTCAGGTTGAGGATGCGGTAAAGGCCGGCGTTCGAATGGCCGGCGCCACGCCCCTGCGATTTTCCACCATTGGTGTCTGTGACGGGATCGCCATGGATCATAAGGGAATGTACTACTCCCTGCCCAGCCGGGAGCTGATTGCCGATTCCATCGAGATCGTGGCCGAAGGCCACCCCTTCGACGGTATGGTCTTTATTTCCAACTGCGATAAAATCACCCCGGGTATGCTTATGGCCATGGGGCGGCTCAATATCCCTTCGGTTCTCATAAGCGGCGGTCCCATGCTTGCCGGTAACTACCACGGCAAGAGCCTGGATCTTATCTCGGTCTTCGAAGCGGTAGGGCGCCATGCCCAGGGGAACATTGACGATGATGAGCTTGCCGCCATCGAAAGCTATGCCTGTCCGGGAGCGGGAAGCTGTTCAGGCCTTTTTACCGCAAACTCCATGAACTCCCTTGCCGAAGTACTTGGCCTTGCCCTTCCCGGAAACGGAACCATTCCTGCCGTCGATTCCGGTCGTATTCGCCTTGCCAAGGAGGCCGGAATGGCGGTGGTCAGGCTGGTGAAAGAGGATATCTGTCCCCGAAATATTGCAACCGAAGATTCTTTTATGAACGCCGTTGCCGCAGACCTCGCCCTTGGCGGCTCTTCCAATACCGCACTTCATTTGCCTGCGATTGCCAAGGCCTTCGATGTTGATTTCTCAATCGACAACTTTGATCTGCTCGGCCGCAGGATTCCCCATCTCTGCAATCTCTCTCCTGTGGGAAAGCACCATATTCAGGATTTGGAGGCCGCAGGTGGCATCGGCGCAATCCTTTCCCGTCTCAACGAGTTGGGGGAACTGAAAAGGGATGCGAGAAGCGTGACCGGAAAAACCATTGGTGAGATTGCCGATGCTTCCCGGGTTTGGGATGATGAGGTGGTTCGTCCTGTAGGTCGTCCCTACCATTCCGAAGGGGGCCTTGCCGTTCTTCACGGTTCGCTTGCACCGGACGGCGCCGTTGTCAAACTTGCCGGGGTCCCTGAAGCCCTCCGCGTTCATGAAGGACCTGCCGTTGTTTATGAAGATGGGGAAGTCGCAACCGAGGCTATCCTGGCTGGAAAGGTAAAAAGCGGAGATGTTGTCGTGATTCGTAACGAAGGGCCCAAAGGCGGCCCGGGTATGCGTGAGATGCTCAGCCCCACAAGCGCCATCGTCGGCCTGGGCTTGATAGAGAAAGTTGTTTTGATCACGGACGGTCGCTTTTCCGGCGGGTCGACGGGAGCGGTTATCGGCCACGTTTCTCCCGAAGCGGCAAACGGAGGGCCCATCGGCCTTGTCCAGGAGGGAGATCGCATACGGGTCGATTTCAACAAGCGGAGTCTCGACCTCTTGGTGGAGGAGGACGAAAAGAAACGGCGTGCAGGTGCCTTGGCTGAGGCTTCGGCCGAAAAACCTGTGGCCGCCAAGCACAATCCCGATGGCTACCTTGCACGCTATTCGATATTTGTCGGCAGTGCCGCCGAAGGGGCCATCTACCGTAAGGATTTTGTTGAGGCTGCCTCCGAGTCGGTGAAGCGGCTTCAATCGGGAGAAACGTCATGA
- the leuC gene encoding 3-isopropylmalate dehydratase large subunit has protein sequence MATGQSMSEKIFSRKAGRRVHPGEYLMLDVDVALGNDITAPVAINEFRKAGGKKLRYPDRVVLVPDHFAPNKDIKSAQQVKLVRDFANEQGVKHFFEVGRMGIEHVILPEMGIVRSGDLVIGADSHTCTYGALGAFATGVGSTDLAGVYLTGKAWFKVPSAIQVRLTGKFRKGVAGKDLVLYLIHILGVDGANYRAIEFTGPGVASVSMDSRFTVSNMAIEAGGKAGLFPVDDVTIAYEAERGIKVEPFAADEDAVWERSIDIDLADVPPMVAYPFLPSNGKSAAEAEKEKVKIDQVVIGSCTNGRIEDLRVAAEILKGKKVAPSVRCIIFPGSQKIYRQAVEEGLASIFVDAECAFSTPTCGPCLGGHMGILAEDEVALSTTNRNFVGRMGHLKSKVYLAGPAVAAHSAITGYITDIREGA, from the coding sequence GTGGCAACAGGCCAGAGTATGAGTGAGAAAATTTTCTCCCGAAAGGCGGGCCGAAGGGTCCACCCTGGGGAGTATCTGATGCTCGATGTTGATGTCGCCCTGGGGAACGATATTACCGCCCCGGTGGCCATTAACGAGTTTCGGAAGGCGGGAGGGAAAAAACTTCGTTACCCCGACCGTGTGGTCCTTGTTCCCGACCATTTTGCGCCGAACAAGGATATTAAGTCTGCCCAGCAGGTGAAGCTGGTGAGGGATTTTGCCAATGAGCAGGGTGTGAAGCACTTCTTCGAAGTGGGACGCATGGGAATAGAGCATGTGATCCTGCCGGAGATGGGGATCGTAAGGTCCGGTGATTTGGTTATCGGCGCAGACAGCCATACCTGCACCTACGGGGCCCTCGGTGCCTTTGCTACCGGTGTCGGCTCTACGGATCTTGCCGGTGTGTATCTCACCGGCAAGGCGTGGTTCAAGGTCCCTTCAGCCATACAAGTCCGGCTTACAGGAAAATTTAGAAAGGGTGTGGCTGGAAAGGATCTGGTGCTTTACCTGATTCATATCCTCGGAGTAGATGGAGCCAACTACCGGGCAATAGAATTTACCGGTCCGGGAGTCGCCAGTGTTTCCATGGACAGCCGTTTTACCGTCAGTAATATGGCTATCGAGGCTGGCGGTAAGGCTGGACTCTTTCCCGTGGACGATGTCACCATCGCCTACGAAGCGGAGCGAGGCATCAAGGTTGAGCCCTTTGCGGCCGATGAAGATGCCGTCTGGGAGCGCAGCATCGATATCGATCTCGCCGATGTTCCTCCCATGGTTGCATATCCCTTCCTTCCTTCCAACGGTAAGAGTGCGGCGGAGGCAGAGAAGGAGAAGGTGAAAATCGATCAGGTCGTCATCGGAAGCTGTACCAACGGAAGAATCGAAGATCTCAGGGTAGCTGCCGAAATACTGAAAGGGAAAAAGGTTGCGCCATCCGTGAGGTGTATCATCTTTCCGGGAAGCCAGAAGATCTATCGCCAGGCGGTAGAGGAAGGCCTTGCCTCGATTTTTGTAGATGCCGAATGTGCCTTCTCCACACCAACCTGCGGTCCCTGCCTTGGCGGTCACATGGGGATCCTTGCAGAAGATGAGGTTGCCTTGAGTACCACAAACCGGAATTTCGTCGGAAGGATGGGGCATCTGAAAAGCAAGGTCTATCTTGCAGGACCGGCGGTCGCCGCACATTCGGCGATTACCGGCTACATCACCGATATCCGTGAGGGGGCGTAA
- the cimA gene encoding citramalate synthase produces MSNASREKIMIFDTTLRDGAQTRGVAFSVEDKIRIARGLDQLGVDFIEGGWPGSNPKDVAFFHEMKKAPLSRASLTAFSSTRMKNMAVEEDANIRTLCETGVPAVAIFGKSWDLHVTEALETSLDENLAMVSSTISYLRGRFEKIIFDAEHYFDGFKADRGYALAVIEAAASAGADWIALCDTNGGSLPSEILEAQEAAAARVTVPLGIHAHNDSELAVANSLVAVGAGARMVQGTINGLGERCGNANLCSVIPNLELKGNFRCLPEGQLEKLTHISHLVSEAANRSQPDWLPYVGRNAFAHKGGIHVSAVRKNSRCYEHVSPELVGNDRIVTISELSGKSNVLEKVKKLGIDLSDDPKRTAGILKAVKELEARGYHFEGADASFELLSARELGTLKDYFTLQGFRVLTWAEGDGKSWSEATIKAAVPEEVSLSGGYSDPVEHTSADGSGPVEALDRALRKVLEKFYPVLGTVKLSDYKVRILNEEAGTNATTRVMISSTDGVDHWTTVGVSDNILDASWHALCDSLIYKLKKEDESRRHSGGGSIEEDKEVAYAAQN; encoded by the coding sequence ATGAGTAATGCTTCGCGTGAAAAGATCATGATCTTTGATACCACCCTCAGGGATGGCGCCCAGACCAGGGGAGTCGCCTTTTCGGTGGAAGATAAAATCAGGATTGCCCGGGGACTGGACCAACTTGGTGTCGATTTCATCGAGGGGGGCTGGCCCGGGAGCAATCCCAAGGATGTCGCTTTCTTTCACGAGATGAAAAAGGCCCCCCTTTCCCGGGCCTCTCTGACCGCCTTCAGCTCCACGCGGATGAAGAATATGGCGGTGGAAGAGGATGCCAATATCAGGACCCTTTGCGAGACTGGGGTACCGGCGGTGGCGATCTTTGGCAAAAGTTGGGACCTCCATGTAACCGAGGCTCTTGAAACCTCGTTGGATGAAAACCTTGCAATGGTTTCCTCGACCATCTCCTATCTTCGCGGTCGTTTTGAGAAGATCATCTTCGATGCGGAGCATTATTTCGACGGTTTCAAGGCCGACCGGGGGTATGCCCTGGCGGTCATCGAAGCAGCGGCGTCGGCGGGGGCTGACTGGATTGCCCTTTGCGATACCAATGGCGGCTCCCTGCCTTCGGAGATCCTTGAAGCGCAGGAGGCTGCCGCCGCCCGGGTTACCGTTCCCCTCGGTATCCACGCCCACAACGACAGCGAGCTTGCCGTTGCCAACAGCCTCGTTGCCGTCGGTGCGGGGGCAAGGATGGTGCAGGGAACGATAAACGGCCTTGGCGAACGGTGCGGGAATGCCAATCTCTGCAGCGTGATCCCCAATCTTGAATTGAAAGGGAACTTCCGCTGTCTTCCCGAGGGGCAGCTGGAAAAGCTTACTCATATAAGCCATCTTGTCAGCGAGGCGGCGAACCGGAGCCAGCCCGACTGGCTTCCTTATGTCGGCCGGAATGCCTTTGCCCATAAAGGGGGTATCCATGTCTCTGCAGTTCGGAAAAATAGTCGTTGTTATGAACATGTTTCCCCCGAGCTTGTAGGCAACGACCGTATCGTGACCATCAGCGAATTATCGGGGAAGAGCAATGTGCTTGAGAAGGTGAAAAAGCTGGGGATCGATCTTTCCGACGACCCGAAACGGACCGCAGGAATCCTCAAAGCGGTGAAGGAGTTGGAGGCCAGAGGCTATCATTTCGAGGGTGCCGATGCATCCTTTGAACTGCTTTCGGCAAGGGAACTGGGGACCTTGAAGGATTACTTTACCCTTCAGGGCTTCAGGGTTCTTACCTGGGCGGAGGGCGATGGCAAGTCCTGGTCCGAAGCCACTATCAAGGCAGCGGTTCCCGAGGAGGTCAGTCTCTCCGGCGGCTATTCCGATCCCGTGGAACACACCTCGGCCGATGGAAGCGGCCCTGTGGAGGCCCTTGACAGGGCCCTTCGGAAGGTCCTGGAAAAGTTTTATCCCGTTCTTGGGACGGTAAAGCTTTCGGACTATAAGGTGCGGATTCTCAATGAAGAAGCTGGCACAAATGCGACCACACGAGTCATGATAAGCAGCACGGACGGGGTCGATCATTGGACCACCGTGGGTGTTTCCGACAATATCCTGGATGCATCGTGGCATGCCCTTTGTGATTCGCTTATTTATAAACTGAAGAAAGAGGATGAATCCCGCCGCCATTCCGGCGGCGGGAGCATTGAAGAGGATAAGGAGGTGGCGTATGCCGCGCAGAATTAA
- a CDS encoding 3-isopropylmalate dehydratase small subunit codes for MSDTTMKRKGRCFVFGDNVNTDEIIPARYLSTSDPAELALYCMEDARSGFGRRDDLAGSIMIAGENFGCGSSREHAPISIKASGIGCVIAKSFARIFLRNSFNIGLPIIELPEADQFGEGDEVEIDFDRGLVRNLTKNKEFTFNPYPEFLKKVIDYGGWLSYAKAELMKEGA; via the coding sequence ATGAGCGATACCACCATGAAACGCAAGGGCAGATGTTTTGTCTTCGGGGATAACGTCAATACGGACGAGATTATCCCCGCACGTTACCTTTCCACCAGCGACCCTGCAGAGTTGGCTCTCTACTGCATGGAGGATGCCAGAAGCGGCTTCGGCCGTAGGGACGATCTTGCAGGATCGATCATGATTGCCGGTGAAAACTTCGGCTGCGGCTCCAGCCGCGAGCATGCTCCCATATCGATCAAGGCCTCGGGTATCGGCTGCGTCATCGCCAAGAGCTTTGCTCGGATATTCCTGCGCAATAGCTTCAATATCGGTCTTCCCATCATTGAGCTTCCCGAAGCCGACCAATTCGGCGAGGGCGACGAGGTCGAGATCGATTTTGATCGGGGACTTGTACGTAACCTTACGAAGAATAAAGAGTTTACGTTCAACCCCTATCCCGAGTTTTTGAAAAAGGTGATCGATTACGGGGGCTGGCTTTCCTATGCCAAGGCCGAATTGATGAAGGAGGGAGCATGA
- the ilvN gene encoding acetolactate synthase small subunit, with translation MREEEYTDHTISVLVNNHPGVLSKLTSLITRRGFNIESIAAGPTKDPDMFRLTIIVKGDDQSVEQIQKQLYKIVDTVKVSPIDPRNKVEREIGLIKLRATNGSRNEVLQMVNVFKGQVIDSGPGGFVVEIVGSSEKVDSFIGLFPPQQVVEVARTGIVAMNRWEKKQTR, from the coding sequence ATGCGCGAAGAAGAATATACCGATCACACCATTTCCGTGTTGGTGAACAACCACCCGGGGGTTCTTTCGAAGCTGACCAGTCTGATTACCAGGCGGGGCTTTAATATCGAGTCGATCGCTGCCGGACCGACCAAAGATCCCGATATGTTCAGGCTCACCATCATTGTAAAGGGTGATGATCAGAGTGTGGAACAGATTCAGAAACAGCTTTACAAGATCGTCGATACGGTAAAGGTGAGTCCCATCGACCCGCGCAATAAGGTTGAACGAGAGATTGGGCTTATCAAACTCAGGGCCACCAACGGATCTCGAAATGAGGTTCTGCAGATGGTCAACGTATTCAAGGGCCAGGTGATCGATTCCGGCCCCGGCGGCTTTGTTGTGGAGATCGTCGGAAGCAGTGAAAAAGTGGATTCGTTTATCGGCCTTTTTCCACCTCAGCAGGTGGTTGAGGTGGCGAGGACCGGCATCGTTGCGATGAACCGGTGGGAAAAGAAGCAGACCCGATAG